A DNA window from Augochlora pura isolate Apur16 chromosome 9, APUR_v2.2.1, whole genome shotgun sequence contains the following coding sequences:
- the Epp gene encoding ecdysteroid phosphate phosphatase, with protein MATLPPRKNPTPTKISKQHLTPLQTLLQMGFSKHRAEKALAATGHRGVQLAHDWLVAHVADPTLNCDTQRQYVLYVCPTGALAEQLKRFWSESKDLMWNRAHNYMPHITLVSFFKAPDESTEELVNALVNIVNQDELTNHIELETYISPNFMGLFVKDFNAAWLENIALRYVNKLTSMGISAKPRVKSFHLTLIYQFSSNLYQELRSMVEKLTLTSSASWELRLYSRDSRLQNAHVHQVTHAYMPRKYDELELRVGDYIYIPEGTCSLSTDGRVGGISWLTGMSGYLPLNHTKRTAQSDSWTLHTTIQFTDNKNETIEKDEIPLTRNPPVLLENDSTDCPDGLPATTEPLEASEAVSLSARQIFICRHGERVDFTFGTWIPYCFESNGSYVRRDLNMPKEIPSRNIQDFQNDSPLTTVGEMQASLVGEAMKSSSIKIDVAFTSPSLRCIQTLAHILKGFDSNIPMKVEPGLIEWLAWYSNGIPVWMTSDELIKAGFNIDKSYDPVIKAKELPLTENAAQYYERSYELIKRIIESTVGNILIVAHAASLAACTRQLTGGKVPPAAEVTKLAQRVPYLACLTAREGLDGWQIHPPPFPPITHTSNTRFDWKVLL; from the exons ATGGCGACGTTACCGCCACGGAAAAATCCAACTCcgacgaaaatttcaaaacaacACTTGACCCCATTGCAAACGCTATTGCAGATGGGTTTTTCTAAACACCGAGC GGAAAAAGCATTGGCTGCTACAGGACATCGAGGTGTTCAATTGGCACATGATTGGCTAGTGGCTCATGTTGCAGACCCAACTTTAAATTGTGATACGCAAAGGCAATATGTTTTATACGTGTGTCCAACAGGTGCATTGGCTGAGCAGCTCAAGAGATTTTGGTCTGAAAGCAAAGACTTAATGTGGAATAGAGCTCACAATTACATGCCACATATTACACTTGTGTCATTTTTCAAA GCTCCAGACGAATCAACTGAAGAGTTGGTGAATGCCCTTGTAAATATAGTTAATCAGGATGAATTAACCAATCATATTGAACTGGAGACCTATATTTCTCCAAACTTCATGGGTCTCTTTGTGAAAGACTTCAATGCAGCATGGTTGGAAAACATTGCTCTTCGATATGTAAATAAACTAACTAGTATGGGCATTTCTGCAAAGCCCAGAGTGAAGTCATTCCATTTGACTTTGATTTATCAGTTCTCCAGCAACCTCTACCAAGAACTTCGTTCAATGGTAGAAAAGCTAACGCTAACTTCATCGGCTAGTTGGGAACTTAGATTGTATTCTAGAGACTCAAGGCTACAAAATGCACATGTGCATCAAGTGACACATGCTTATATGCCCAGAAAATACGATGAATTAGAATTAAGAGTTGGAGACTATATATACATTCCAGAAGGGACATGTAGTTTGTCCACAGACGGTCGGGTGGGAGGTATCTCTTGGTTAACTGGTATGTCAGGTTATTTGCCTTTAAATCATACGAAACGGACGGCACAGTCAGATTCGTGGACCTTGCATACTACCATACAGTTCactgataataaaaatgaaactataGAAAAAGATGAAATACCTTTAACACGAAATCCACCAGTATTGTTAGAAAATGATTCTACAGATTGTCCTGATGGACTACCAGCAACTACTGAACCA CTCGAAGCCTCTGAAGCGGTTTCACTTTCTGcaagacaaatatttatttgccgCCATGGAGAAAGAGTAGACTTTACATTTGGGACATGGATTCCTTACTGTTTTGAATCAAATGGCTCTTACGTTCGGAGGGACTTAAATATGCCAAAGGAAATTCCATCAAGAAATATACAAGACTTCCAAAATGATAGCCCTTTAACAACTGTAGGCGAAATGCAAGCAAGCTTGGTAGGAGAAGCAATGAAATCTTCTAGTATTAAAATAGATGTAGCCTTTACGTCTCCATCATTGAGATGTATACAAACATTGGCACATATTTTGAAAGGGTTCGATTCAAATATTCCAATGAAAGTAGAACCAGGTTTAATAGAATGGTTGGCATGGTACTCGAATGGTATACCCGTTTGGATGACATCTGACGAGTTGATAAAGGCAGGCTTTAATATAGATAAAAGTTACGACCCAGTTATTAAAGCAAAAGAGCTTCCATTAACAGAGAATGCAGCACAGTATTACGAAAGAagttacgaattaattaaacgaattattgaaagtactgtaggaaatatattaatagtagcTCATGCAGCCTCATTAGCAGCTTGTACTAGACAATTAACAGGTGGTAAAGTACCACCAGCTGCTGAAGTTACTAAATTAGCACAAAGAGTACCATATTTAGCGTGCCTAACAGCTCGTGAAGGGTTAGATGGTTGGCAAATTCATCCGCCACCGTTTCCACCTATCACACATACTAGTAATACCAGATTTGACTGGAAAGTACTATTGtga
- the Etfb gene encoding electron transfer flavoprotein beta subunit, which translates to MMARVLVGVKRVIDYAVKIRVKTDKTGVVTDGVKHSMNPFDEIAIEEAVRMKEKKLVQEVIAVSCGPSQSQDTLRTALAMGADRGIHVEISGPEYETLQPFHVSKILAKLAQDEKADLVIVGKQAIDDDCNQTAQMIGGILDWPTGTFCCKVENNNGELTVTREVDGGLETIKLKTPAVLSADLRLNEPRYATLPNIMKAKKKPVKKITPKDLGVDTSPKIDILSVEEPPVRQAGTILPDVDSLVAKLKESGHI; encoded by the exons ATGATGGCGCGTGTACTTGTAGGAGTGAAGAGAGTTATCGATTATGCAGTTAag ATACGCGTAAAAACAGATAAAACAGGTGTTGTAACAGATGGAGTTAAACATTCAATGAACCCTTTCGATGAAATTGCAATTGAGGAAGCTGTACGAatgaaagagaagaaattagTTCAAGAAGTAATTGCAGTTTCATGTGGACCGTCACAGTCTCAAGATACATTAAGAACTGCCCTTGCAATGGGTGCTGATAGAGGAATTCATGTTGAAATATCTGGACCAGAGTATGAAACTCTGCAACCTTTTCatgtttctaaaattttagCAAAGTTAGCTCAAGATGAGAAAGCAGACTTAGTTATTGTTGGTAAACAGGCTATAGATGATGATTGCAATCAAACCGCACAAATGATTGGAGGCATTTTAGATTGGCCAACTGGAACATTCTGTTGCAAA GTAGAGAATAATAATGGTGAGCTAACAGTTACACGCGAAGTTGATGGGGGTTTGGAgactattaaattgaaaacaccAGCAGTTTTAAGTGCTGACCTCCGTCTTAATGAACCACGCTATGCTACATTGCCAAATATTATGAAAGCTAAGAAGAAGCCAGTGAAAAAAATTACACCAAAAGACCTAGGTGTAGATACTTCTCccaaaattgatatattatcaGTTGAAGAACCACCAGTTAGACAAGCTGGTACTATTTTACCAGATGTTGATAGTTTAGTTGCAAAACTGAAGGAAAGTggacatatttaa
- the LOC144474933 gene encoding uncharacterized protein LOC144474933 isoform X1, translating to MSASALKSTIPGVGTSPTSTTHSILPMNAMAQKVVPGSEPGAMKPLPGTGLSYVTLQPPSQPLSLVQDHRPSVYQTPPYVSGNSEKESDLDKLIPNGVEIIKTDTEQTISAAIKQSESNRNNNLSPDNPTQESQREIQTEQEMTSMGLDFPALCPPPQNKVEEKKAPVNNGSKESEATPVSAPLKKDTSVHKPDDAPVKPDNQKTKATAQNLKVTADNSATVQSSNPPKVETKVTGSPKANKRRSRELKDLKGSQATSDGASKPKRNRIQTQPYQSPLPEIALIVKNLNKPPPSKAPDDKLIVFYKNEFLAVRNAEGSFYVCQAMQNIYKSSRRIRIRWLSQDKNNGEIYSPDFYDFIDFDCILTNLNLNKVDKNKYQLTKIELLRTENILKRAIDVEAGVSEKPRVTEEHPDGLDLSLYKDESQLKRRKSHILHKQKQSLRKKSKRSESSSENETPEDESGKKSPKPSRSKKRTVNKALAIAKSVAKGSSRAERALNRNTKSGNEAAATSASATPVNTSVTTSTANAVPSADGTKNNADVKKSENKKITKQPSNNNTSAMSRTKQRATAQNTQQSNKAAGRPKRMAATTGIQSSEETASRKKPRGRT from the exons ATGAGTGCATCGGCCTTAAAATCAACGATACCAGGAGTAGGTACCTCTCCAACTTCTACCACTCACTCCATTCTTCCAATGAATGCGATGGCACAAAAGGTTGTACCAGGCTCGGAGCCAGGAGCTATGAAACCTTTACCAGGAACTGGGTTGAGCTATGTCACATTGCAACCACCCAGTCAACCTTTGAGTCTAGTGCAAGATCACAGACCCTCTGTGTACCAGACACCGCCATATGTAAGCGGTAATTCTGAAAAAGAATCGGACTTGGACAAATTGATTCCAAATGgagtagaaattattaaaactgatACCGAGCAGACTATATCTGCTGCTATCAAGCAAAGCGAATCTAACAGGAATAATAATCTTAGTCCAGACAATCCTACACAAGAGTCTCAAAGAGAGATTCAAACAGAGCAGGAGATGACCTCTATGGGTTTAGATTTTCCTG CATTATGTCCACCGCCACAAAACAAAGTTGAAGAAAAGAAAGCTCCCGTAAATAATGGTTCAAAAGAATCTGAAGCAACGCCAGTCAGTGCACCTTTGAAAAAGGATACATCTGTGCATAAACCGGATGATGCACCAGTCAAACCTGATAATCAGAAGACAAAGGCCACGGCTCAAAATCTGAAAGTCACAGCAGATAATTCTGCAACAGTTCAATCAAGTAATCCACCAAAGGTTGAGACAAAAGTTACTGGTTCACCAAAAGCCAATAAAAGAAGATCTAGAGAATTGAAAGATTTGAAAGGATCACAAGCAACTTCAGATGGAGCAAGCAAGCCAAAACGAAATCGAATCCAAACACAGCCTTATCAAAGTCCATTACCAGAAATTGCATTAATTgtcaagaatttaaataaaccaccACCATCAAAAGCTCCTGATGACAAACTTATAGTATTCTACAA aaatgaatttttggcTGTGAGAAATGCAGAAGGGAGCTTTTATGTATGTCAAgcaatgcaaaatatatataagtcAAGCAGGCGAATTCGTATACGTTGGCTTTCCCAAGACAAAAATAATGGAGAAATATATTCACCTGacttttatgattttatag aCTTTGAttgtatattaacaaatttaaacttGAACAAAGTtgataagaataaatatcaaCTAACCAAGATAGAATTATTGCGTACAGAGAATATTTTGAAGAGAGCAATCGACGTCGAGGCTGGTGTATCCGAAAAACCACGGGTAACAGAGGAACATCCGGATGGAC TTGACCTTTCACTCTACAAGGATGAGTCACAAttgaagagaagaaaaagtcACATCTTACATAAACAGAAGCAAAGCTTGCGcaaaaaatcgaaacgaagtGAAAGCTCCTCTGAGAACGAAACACCTGAAGACGAGTCAGGGAAAAAATCTCCAAAACCGAGTCGTTCCAAGAAGCGGACTGTTAACAAAGCATTAGCTATCGCTAAGTCCGTAGCGAAGGGTTCGAGTAGAGCGGAAAGGGCGCTAAACAGAAACACAAAGTCTGGAAATGAGGCTGCTGCCACTTCTGCTAGTGCTACTCCAGTTAATACTAGTGTAACCACAAGTACCGCTAACGCAGTTCCATCTGCGGACGGAACAAAAAACAATGCTGATGTAAAGAAGAGTGAAAACAAGAAGATTACAAAACAACCAAGTAACAACAACACAAGTGCAATGTCCAGGACAAAACAACGTG CGACTGCACAAAACACGCAACAGAGTAATAAGGCGGCGGGACGTCCGAAACGCATGGCTGCTACCACAGGTATTCAGTCAAGCGAAGAGACAGCTTCTCGAAAAAAGCCGCGCGGTCGAACATAA
- the LOC144474933 gene encoding uncharacterized protein LOC144474933 isoform X2, whose translation MSASALKSTIPGVGTSPTSTTHSILPMNAMAQKVVPGSEPGAMKPLPGTGLSYVTLQPPSQPLSLVQDHRPSVYQTPPYVSGNSEKESDLDKLIPNGVEIIKTDTEQTISAAIKQSESNRNNNLSPDNPTQESQREIQTEQEMTSMGLDFPALCPPPQNKVEEKKAPVNNGSKESEATPVSAPLKKDTSVHKPDDAPVKPDNQKTKATAQNLKVTADNSATVQSSNPPKVETKVTGSPKANKRRSRELKDLKGSQATSDGASKPKRNRIQTQPYQSPLPEIALIVKNLNKPPPSKAPDDKLIVFYKNEFLAVRNAEGSFYVCQAMQNIYKSSRRIRIRWLSQDKNNGEIYSPDFYDFIDFDCILTNLNLNKVDKNKYQLTKIELLRTENILKRAIDVEAGVSEKPRVTEEHPDGLDLSLYKDESQLKRRKSHILHKQKQSLRKKSKRSESSSENETPEDESGKKSPKPSRSKKRTVNKALAIAKSVAKGSSRAERALNRNTKSGNEAAATSASATPVNTSVTTSTANAVPSADGTKNNADVKKSENKKITKQPSNNNTSAMSRTKQPTAQNTQQSNKAAGRPKRMAATTGIQSSEETASRKKPRGRT comes from the exons ATGAGTGCATCGGCCTTAAAATCAACGATACCAGGAGTAGGTACCTCTCCAACTTCTACCACTCACTCCATTCTTCCAATGAATGCGATGGCACAAAAGGTTGTACCAGGCTCGGAGCCAGGAGCTATGAAACCTTTACCAGGAACTGGGTTGAGCTATGTCACATTGCAACCACCCAGTCAACCTTTGAGTCTAGTGCAAGATCACAGACCCTCTGTGTACCAGACACCGCCATATGTAAGCGGTAATTCTGAAAAAGAATCGGACTTGGACAAATTGATTCCAAATGgagtagaaattattaaaactgatACCGAGCAGACTATATCTGCTGCTATCAAGCAAAGCGAATCTAACAGGAATAATAATCTTAGTCCAGACAATCCTACACAAGAGTCTCAAAGAGAGATTCAAACAGAGCAGGAGATGACCTCTATGGGTTTAGATTTTCCTG CATTATGTCCACCGCCACAAAACAAAGTTGAAGAAAAGAAAGCTCCCGTAAATAATGGTTCAAAAGAATCTGAAGCAACGCCAGTCAGTGCACCTTTGAAAAAGGATACATCTGTGCATAAACCGGATGATGCACCAGTCAAACCTGATAATCAGAAGACAAAGGCCACGGCTCAAAATCTGAAAGTCACAGCAGATAATTCTGCAACAGTTCAATCAAGTAATCCACCAAAGGTTGAGACAAAAGTTACTGGTTCACCAAAAGCCAATAAAAGAAGATCTAGAGAATTGAAAGATTTGAAAGGATCACAAGCAACTTCAGATGGAGCAAGCAAGCCAAAACGAAATCGAATCCAAACACAGCCTTATCAAAGTCCATTACCAGAAATTGCATTAATTgtcaagaatttaaataaaccaccACCATCAAAAGCTCCTGATGACAAACTTATAGTATTCTACAA aaatgaatttttggcTGTGAGAAATGCAGAAGGGAGCTTTTATGTATGTCAAgcaatgcaaaatatatataagtcAAGCAGGCGAATTCGTATACGTTGGCTTTCCCAAGACAAAAATAATGGAGAAATATATTCACCTGacttttatgattttatag aCTTTGAttgtatattaacaaatttaaacttGAACAAAGTtgataagaataaatatcaaCTAACCAAGATAGAATTATTGCGTACAGAGAATATTTTGAAGAGAGCAATCGACGTCGAGGCTGGTGTATCCGAAAAACCACGGGTAACAGAGGAACATCCGGATGGAC TTGACCTTTCACTCTACAAGGATGAGTCACAAttgaagagaagaaaaagtcACATCTTACATAAACAGAAGCAAAGCTTGCGcaaaaaatcgaaacgaagtGAAAGCTCCTCTGAGAACGAAACACCTGAAGACGAGTCAGGGAAAAAATCTCCAAAACCGAGTCGTTCCAAGAAGCGGACTGTTAACAAAGCATTAGCTATCGCTAAGTCCGTAGCGAAGGGTTCGAGTAGAGCGGAAAGGGCGCTAAACAGAAACACAAAGTCTGGAAATGAGGCTGCTGCCACTTCTGCTAGTGCTACTCCAGTTAATACTAGTGTAACCACAAGTACCGCTAACGCAGTTCCATCTGCGGACGGAACAAAAAACAATGCTGATGTAAAGAAGAGTGAAAACAAGAAGATTACAAAACAACCAAGTAACAACAACACAAGTGCAATGTCCAGGACAAAACAAC CGACTGCACAAAACACGCAACAGAGTAATAAGGCGGCGGGACGTCCGAAACGCATGGCTGCTACCACAGGTATTCAGTCAAGCGAAGAGACAGCTTCTCGAAAAAAGCCGCGCGGTCGAACATAA
- the Nkd gene encoding NKD inhibitor of WNT signaling pathway naked cuticle produces MHEGLMATGLVKWWRARFLAGYRPFSVVGNTEGSDSEELLGGVSAPRSGSPPESKPILLETDAPQVAVDASTSPTPATGNDEQPSASTTKQLSFEEFECDVSVAEGDRRRQEFSFTLYDFDGHGKITKDDIAGLVTTIYDTLGASIQVPPCGSKTIKVKLTVSPDQRGSQTRTGCPNISQPAASFSGNPSCCHLKHASCNNAATHTTAHGLRRVLRRRRAPRHRCQTEQKEVDSHSEDDGENARTNRIKQEELRRRVGPLPHLPSPYSNSSEGDISDDSDVSPAVSPLTPLLTTNQRKRSGALQRQQLLEIIQANMEKNNLSFHTSRKRHQNEQARIPTQTAHVEPSTHYNQDCRSPSESRPTTMAYLKTAREKTQGFTSFSKVPAKTRGNLRKTRPQYGIPRNNGTTQPPRAYVQPQVMSRTVISPTVYPEQQTTGNVNRNVGNLLPNSQHPVNQPPTSNHNVPCNETQFNQSQQCGKSSKKHQLKHATREQDQARAMVQVVRWLEREFSQNAAANSGRKHVHEHIHHHYHHYHTEALV; encoded by the exons ATGCATGAGGGTCTCATGGCTACCGGATTGGTAAAGTGGTGGCGGGCAAGGTTCCTCGCTGGCTACAGACCCTTTTCTG TCGTTGGTAATACAGAAGGCAGCGACTCGGAAGAACTTCTTGGCGGTGTCTCGGCACCTCGTAGCGGTTCGCCACCGGAATCCAAGCCAATTTTGTTAGAAACAGACGCTCCGCAGGTCGCGGTCGACGCTTCCACCAGTCCTACACCGGCAACCGGAAATGACGAGCAGCCGAGTGCCAGCACGACGAAGCAACTTAGTTTCGAG GAATTCGAATGCGACGTGTCGGTGGCGGAGGGCGACAGAAGGAGGCAGGAATTCTCGTTCACTCTGTACGACTTCGACGGCCACGGGAAGATAACAAAGGACGACATAGCCGGCCTGGTGACCACCATTTACGATACCCTGGGCGCTTCCATCCAGGTACCGCCATGCGGCAGCAAGACGATTAAGGTGAAATTGACGGTGTCGCCGGATCAGAGAGGTAGCCAGACGAGGACCGGCTGTCCGAACATATCTCAGCCGGCTGCCAGCTTTTCCGGAAATCCGTCCTGCTGCCATTTGAAGCACGCGTCCTGCAACAATGCCGCGACCCACACCACCGCGCACGGTTTGCGCAGAGTTCTTAGAAGGAGGAGAGCACCACGACACCGTTGTCAG ACTGAACAAAAGGAAGTGGATTCTCACAGCGAAGATGACGGTGAAAACGCGCGAACGAATCGAATAAAGCAGGAGGAATTACGCAGAAGGGTGGGTCCCTTGCCTCATTTACCATCACCCTATTCGAATAGCTCCGAGGGCGATATCAGCGATGACAGTGACGTTTCCCCTGCAGTTTCCCCCTTGACGCCTCTCCTCACGACTAATCAGCGAAAACGCAGCGGTGCCCTACAAAGGCAACAGCTCTTGGAAATTATTCAGGCGAACATGGAAAAGAATAATCTCAGTTTTCATACGTCAAG GAAACGGCACCAGAACGAGCAAGCGCGCATTCCAACGCAAACTGCTCACGTCGAACCGTCAACCCACTACAATCAAGACTGTCGTTCACCATCGGAGTCCCGGCCGACGACGATGGCGTACCTGAAGACTGCACGGGAGAAGACACAGGGTTTCACGTCTTTCTCCAAGGTACCTGCGAAGACACGGGGAAACCTTCGGAAAACGCGGCCGCAGTACGGTATACCGCGGAACAACGGCACAACACAACCGCCGCGAGCGTACGTGCAACCGCAGGTCATGTCCCGTACCGTAATTAGTCCTACCGTCTATCCGGAGCAACAAACGACGGGCAACGTAAATCGTAACGTCGGCAACCTGCTACCGAACAGTCAGCACCCGGTAAACCAGCCACCGACGAGCAACCATAATGTTCCCTGTAACGAAACGCAGTTCAATCAATCGCAGCAGTGCGGCAAGTCGAGCAAGAAGCATCAGCTGAAACACGCGACCAGAGAGCAAGACCAGGCCAGAGCTATGGTGCAAGTTGTGCGTTGGTTGGAACGGGAATTCTCGCAGAATGCGGCTGCGAACTCCGGTCGAAAACACGTTCACGAGCACAttcatcatcattatcatcattacCACACCGAGGCTCTCGTTTGA